One window from the genome of Hydractinia symbiolongicarpus strain clone_291-10 chromosome 1, HSymV2.1, whole genome shotgun sequence encodes:
- the LOC130630581 gene encoding steroid 17-alpha-hydroxylase/17,20 lyase-like: MLYEVILLVAFGAVYIVLKTYVLHVYRSLIGMPPGPFPLPIIGNLHQLGIMAHEHLRILSKKHGDVMRILIGSEVSIVVSGTKEVLEGLVTKSVDFAGRKPTYTLNLTNTGGKGIAFADYSRRWQFFRKMGHQSMKMYGSGIKTIEELVTRESRELHKRFDEQLGVPVDLHHELGLAVMNVVCAMIFGHRYEINDPEFQNLIKSNTLFVRGFEYDSFIDVFPILRYLPNKRIKTILYGLSLRNPVIKRHLQHHKETFDPKVKNKSDLAYSLLTALNEAEKEDQIIKSYLTDELLIAMLDDMVGAGSETTTTVLRWSVVYLVNSPESQEKCYQEIMNVIGKERLPVLSDRLSLPYVDAFVHETLRMSSIAPMFVPHKTTCDTTLAGYSIPKDTQVIFNGYALHRDERQWEKPWEFHPERFLDEEGKLLPPGHHKAYLPFSAGRRICLAESLAKMELFLVISQMIAKYKFVKSPDHPLPSMIGVPGLFLGPASHKVVIEKRM, encoded by the exons ATGCTGTACGAAGTGATCTTACTTGTTGCATTTGGAGCTGTGTATATCGTTCTAAAAACATACGTCCTCCATGTGTATCGTAGCTTAATTGGCATGCCACCTGGACCATTTCCTCTTCCAATTATTGGAAATTTGCATCAGTTAGGTATCATGGCGCACGAGCATTTGCGCATACTTTCAAAAAAACATGGTGATGTTATGAGGATCTTGATTGGCTCTGAAGTTTCGATCGTTGTAAGTGGAACAAAGGAAGTGTTGGAAGGGTTAGTTACAAAAAGCGTTGACTTTGCTGGTCGAAAACCGACGTATACTTTGAATTTGACCAATACAGGAGGAAAAG GTATAGCGTTTGCGGATTACAGTCGTCGTTGGCAATTCTTTCGTAAAATGGGCCACCAATCTATGAAAATGTATGGTAGTGGAATAAAAACAATTGAAGAATTGGTAACAAGAGAGAGTAGAGAACTTCACAAAAGATTTGATGAGCAACTTGGTGTCCCTGTTGATTTACATCATGAGCTAG GTTTAGCCGTGATGAACGTCGTATGTGCAATGATCTTTGGTCACCGCTACGAAATAAATGATCCAGAATTTCAAAACTTGATAAAATCTAATACACTGTTCGTGCGTGGTTTCGAATATGATAGTTTCATTGATGTGTTTCCAATTCTTCGCTACCTgccaaataaaagaataaagacAATCTTGTATGGTCTAAGTTTACGCAATCCTGTTATAAAAAGACATTTGCAGCATCATAAAGAAACATTTGACCCTaaagtgaaaaataaaagtGATTTAGCTTATTCCTTATTGACGGCACTAAATGAAGCAGAAAAAGAGGACCAGATTATCAAATCATACCTAACTGATGAATTACTAATTGCCATGTTGGACGATATGGTCGGAGCTGGCTCcgaaacaacaacaactgtTCTACGTTGGTCTGTAGTATATTTAGTCAATTCGCCAGAATCTCAAGAAAAGTGTTATCAAGAAATTATGAACGTCATTGGCAAGGAAAGATTACCTGTGCTGTCCGACAGGTTATCCTTGCCTTATGTGGATGCATTTGTGCACGAAACGTTAAGAATGAGCTCGATAGCGCCCATGTTTGTTCCACATAAGACCACATGCGACACGACGTTGGCTGGATATTCTATCCCAAAGGATACACAG GTTATTTTTAACGGATACGCATTACACAGAGATGAAAGACAATGGGAAAAACCATGGGAATTTCATCCTGAGCGATTTCTTGATGAGGAAGGAAAGTTATTACCACCAGGGCATCACAAGGCGTATTTACCTTTCTCTGCTGGTCGTCGTATATGCTTAGCTGAATCTTTAGCAAAGATGGAGCTTTTTTTAGTGATCAGTCAAATGATAGCtaaatataaatttgtaaagTCTCCAGATCATCCTCTACCAAGTATGATTGGCGTTCCAGGGTTATTTTTAGGACCTGCTTCTCATAAAGTTGTTATAGAGAAAAGAATGTGA